The following coding sequences are from one Humulus lupulus chromosome X, drHumLupu1.1, whole genome shotgun sequence window:
- the LOC133804311 gene encoding E3 ubiquitin-protein ligase ATL23 → MLVSVFLALFLPCAGMSAVFVVYLCLLWYATIQQNEEADQFRPPVKPAPNQGLSASELEKIPKVSVKELVMGNECAVCLDEIEDGQPARLLPGCNHGFHLQCADTWLSKHSVCPICRAKLDSQFFSDSDQNPC, encoded by the coding sequence atgcttGTATCGGTGTTTCTGGCTCTGTTTCTACCGTGCGCAGGGATGAGCGCAGTGTTCGTGGTCTACCTCTGTCTGTTATGGTACGCCACGATTCAGCAGAATGAAGAGGCTGATCAGTTCCGACCACCGGTGAAGCCGGCTCCTAACCAAGGGTTGTCAGCTTCGGAGCTTGAGAAGATTCCAAAAGTTAGCGTGAAAGAGCTTGTGATGGGGAATGAGTGCGCCGTTTGCCTAGACGAAATCGAAGACGGGCAACCGGCTCGGCTTCTTCCCGGCTGCAACCATGGCTTCCACCTTCAGTGCGCCGATACATGGCTCTCTAAGCATTCGGTTTGTCCGATTTGTCGGGCCAAGCTCGACTCCCAATTTTTCAGTGACTCTGATCAAAATCCTTGTtaa